From Rhodovibrio salinarum DSM 9154:
TCCCCTGCGCCATTGTCGTTTTCGTCCGCGAACCTGCCACCGATGTCGGCGTTCAGCACCTGGCGGGCCAACGGCACCGTAATCTCCTTGCGTTCAGCCAGCGAGGCGGCGTCGAGCGCATCCACGATCCGCTCAGCCTCCGCGAACGACCGTTCCATGCGCAGCAGCAGGAAACGCACCACTTCCGGGGCGACGCGCAGCTGACGATCGGCGAACAGTTTAATCAGGACCGCCTGGATCAGCTGATCGTCAGGCGCCCCAAGCTCCGCACAGGTTGCCGCTTGCAGACGCGAGCGCAGATCGGGCAGCGCCAATTCCCAGCGCGCCGGGGCGCTGCGCGCGGTCAGCAGCAAATGGCCGCCGCGCTCGCGCACGACATTGTAGAGGTGCAGCAGCCGGCGCTCCACGACGGCCCGATCACGCGCCTCCGCGATCACGCGGTCGGCGTCGTCCAGCAGCAACTCGGTGCCATCGCCCAGAAGATCCGGCGGATCGGC
This genomic window contains:
- a CDS encoding HdaA/DnaA family protein yields the protein MPAQLPLDLPHRPALGREDFLVAEANQTAVAWIDLWPSWPQPALVLHGPAGSGKTHLAQVWRHTSAAAEADATRLLAADPPDLLGDGTELLLDDADRVIAEARDRAVVERRLLHLYNVVRERGGHLLLTARSAPARWELALPDLRSRLQAATCAELGAPDDQLIQAVLIKLFADRQLRVAPEVVRFLLLRMERSFAEAERIVDALDAASLAERKEITVPLARQVLNADIGGRFADENDNGAGESDDGSGDRG